A section of the Melopsittacus undulatus isolate bMelUnd1 chromosome 3, bMelUnd1.mat.Z, whole genome shotgun sequence genome encodes:
- the MYCN gene encoding N-myc proto-oncogene protein, giving the protein MPGMVSKNPDLEFDSLQPCFYPDEDDFYFCGPDSAPPGEDIWKKFELLPTPPLSPSRAGLQEQPPGGGPGPWGGAALGGCRPSDPLDWASELLLLPPEADLWGGSDGGDFFETGLSVTNNLNSIIIQDCMWSGFSAREKLERAVSEKLQGKPPAAAAAAPPPAPGAAATSSPTAAASGRVDLGSAVPECVDPAVVFPFPVNKREAAAGRPAAVAVAAVGGGTPRSGRPPRPAGESRASSSSGDDTLSDSDDEDEEEEDEEEEIDVVTVEKRRSSSNKAVTTLTITVRPKNTTFPSVRTQQNELILKRCAPIHQQHNYAAPSPYVESEEAPPQKKLKTEVPRPVKPTIPPKSKSSSPRNSDSEDSERRRNHNILERQRRNDLRSSFLTLRDHVPELVKNEKAAKVVILKKATEYVHSLQAEEQKLLLEKEKLRARQEQLLKKIEYKRTC; this is encoded by the exons ATGCCAGGAATGGTCAGTAAAAACCCAGACCTCGAGTTCGACTCTTTGCAGCCCTGTTTCTACCCGGACGaagatgatttttatttctgcgGGCCGGACTCCGCTCCCCCCGGGGAGGACATCTGGAAGAAGTTTGAGCTGCTGCCCACCCCTCCGCTGTCTCCCAGCCGGGCCGGGCTCCAGGAGCAACCCCCCGGGGGGGGCCCGGGGCCGTGGGGAGGGGCGGCCCTGGGTGGCTGCCGTCCCTCCGACCCCCTGGACTGGGCGTCcgagctgcttctgctgccccCCGAGGCCGACCTGTGGGGTGGCTCGGACGGCGGGGACTTCTTCGAGACGGGCCTTAGCGTGACCAACAACCTCAACTCCATCATCATCCAGGACTGCATGTGGAGCGGCTTCTCCGCCCGCGAGAAGCTGGAGAGGGCAGTCAGCGAGAAGCTGCAGGGCAAGCCGcccgccgctgctgctgccgccccGCCGCCTGCCCCGGGGGCCGCCGCTACAAGCAGCCCCACAGCCGCTGCCAGCGGCCGCGTGGATCTAGGAAGTGCAGTGCCCGAGTGCGTGGACCCAGCCGTggttttccccttccctgtcAACAAGCGGGAGGCGGCGGCAGGCCGGCCCGCGGCGGTGGCGGTCGCAGCCGTGGGTGGCGGGACTCCGCGGAGCGGCCGCCCTCCGCGCCCCGCCGGGGAGAGCcgagccagcagcagctccgggGACGACACCCTCAGCGACTCGG atgatgaagatgaggaggaagaggatgaagaagaagaaatagatGTTGTGACAGTGGAGAAAAGACGCTCCTCCTCCAACAAGGCTGTTACCACCCTTACTATCACAGTGCGTCCTAAAAATACCACTTTTCCATCAGTCAGGACACAGCAGAATGAACTGATTTTAAAGCGTTGTGCACCAATTCACCAGCAGCATAATTATGCCGCTCCTTCTCCATATGTGGAGAGTGAAGAGGCTCCACcacagaaaaagttaaaaactgAGGTGCCCCGTCCAGTTAAACCCACAATCCCACCAAAGTCTAAGAGTTCAAGTCCTCGAAACTCTGATTCAGAGGATAGCGAACGTCGACGCAACCATAACATCCTGGAGCGTCAGCGGCGTAATGATCTACGGTCAAGTTTCCTCACACTAAGGGACCATGTTCCAGAACTGGttaaaaatgagaaagctgCAAAAGTTGTGATCTTGAAAAAAGCCACTGAATATGTTCATTCCCTtcaggcagaggagcagaagtTATtgctagaaaaggaaaaattgcGAGCCAGACAAGAACAATTACTAAAGAAAATAGAATACAAGCGGACTTGctaa